The Nocardioides pantholopis genome window below encodes:
- a CDS encoding ATP-binding protein, producing MSQLSQVGAGRPERGRLRVYLGAAPGVGKTFAMLDEGHRRQRRGTDVVVGYVETHGRPRTEEAVRGLEVVPRRSVSYRGTVQEEMDLDAVLARDPAVVLVDELAHTNVPGSAYAKRWQDVEALRDAGIEVVTTVNIQHLESLNDATEAITGVRQRETVPDDVVRSADQIELVDMSPQALRRRMAHGNIYAADKVDAALSQYFREGNLTALRELALLWLADRVDEGLDRYRTEHHIEASWPARERIVVPVSGGPESLTLMRRAARIASRGSGTEWRALYVTRPDGLTAMSPDRLTELRGKAEDLGGTLHAVVGDDPAEAILDFARAENATQLLVGASRRGRISTLLRPGIGERVIAGAGDIDIHIVTHDYARAGTRWRAAESLSGRRRGLGFGFGVLAPFLGSLLLIWTEDVHGLPTEAMALMVLVVATALIGGLVPAVVSAVVSGVLLNVLFTPPVHTLTVDEPENAFAILLFMIVGIAVATVVDTAARRTAQAAKARAEADALTVLSHSLLNASDDLSGLLASACELFNARGAAVLRRGEQDAEEVVASHGAAPASSEAADMAAAVDERTTLALDGARLPATDRGLLTAYAAYAKVMEERRRAIGAELERARLADTDRTRTALLAAVSHDLRSPLAAVKAAVASLRSPDVRWSEQDEADLLETIEESTDRLTALVANLLDMSRINTGTVQVSLSPVSLAGVVHDAIASLEGNERIEVALGCAEDPTGDPTVLADPGLLDRVVANICENALKYTPAPSRIRVDAAVRGDVVALRIADSGPGVPDRDHSRIFAPFQRLGDVPRQDGVGLGLAVARGFTEAMGGTISTEETPGGGLTFVVELRIPGKESA from the coding sequence GTGAGCCAGCTGAGCCAGGTGGGCGCCGGACGCCCCGAGCGCGGCAGGCTGAGGGTCTACCTCGGCGCCGCGCCCGGGGTCGGCAAGACCTTCGCGATGCTCGACGAGGGGCACCGCCGGCAGCGGCGCGGCACCGACGTGGTCGTCGGGTACGTCGAGACCCACGGCCGGCCCCGGACCGAGGAGGCGGTGCGCGGCCTCGAGGTGGTGCCGCGGCGCTCGGTCTCCTACCGCGGCACGGTCCAGGAGGAGATGGACCTCGACGCCGTGCTGGCCCGGGACCCGGCGGTGGTGCTCGTCGACGAGCTGGCGCACACCAACGTCCCGGGCAGCGCCTACGCGAAGCGCTGGCAGGACGTCGAGGCGCTGCGCGACGCGGGCATCGAGGTGGTCACCACCGTCAACATCCAGCACCTGGAGTCGCTCAACGACGCCACCGAGGCGATCACCGGCGTCCGGCAGCGCGAGACCGTGCCGGACGACGTGGTCCGCTCGGCGGACCAGATCGAGCTGGTCGACATGAGCCCGCAGGCGCTGCGGCGGCGGATGGCGCACGGCAACATCTACGCCGCGGACAAGGTCGACGCCGCGCTGTCCCAGTACTTCCGGGAGGGCAACCTCACCGCGCTGCGCGAGCTGGCGCTGCTGTGGCTGGCCGACCGCGTCGACGAGGGGCTGGACCGCTACCGCACCGAGCACCACATCGAGGCCAGCTGGCCGGCCCGGGAGCGGATCGTGGTCCCGGTCAGCGGCGGGCCGGAGTCGCTGACGCTGATGCGCCGCGCCGCCCGGATCGCCTCCCGGGGCTCGGGCACCGAGTGGCGCGCGCTGTACGTGACCCGGCCCGACGGGCTGACCGCGATGTCGCCGGACCGGCTCACCGAGCTGCGCGGCAAGGCCGAGGACCTCGGCGGCACCCTGCACGCGGTCGTGGGCGACGACCCCGCCGAGGCGATCCTCGACTTCGCCCGGGCCGAGAACGCCACCCAGCTCCTGGTCGGCGCCAGCCGGCGGGGCCGGATCTCCACGCTGCTGCGGCCCGGCATCGGCGAGCGGGTGATCGCCGGCGCCGGCGACATCGACATCCACATCGTCACCCACGACTACGCCCGGGCCGGGACCCGGTGGCGCGCCGCCGAGAGCCTGAGCGGGCGGCGTCGCGGCCTGGGGTTCGGGTTCGGGGTGCTGGCGCCGTTCCTGGGCAGTCTGCTGCTGATCTGGACCGAGGACGTGCACGGGCTGCCGACCGAGGCGATGGCGCTGATGGTCCTGGTGGTGGCGACCGCGCTCATCGGCGGCCTGGTGCCGGCGGTGGTCTCGGCGGTGGTCAGCGGGGTCCTGCTCAACGTGCTGTTCACGCCTCCGGTCCACACACTGACCGTCGACGAGCCCGAGAACGCGTTCGCGATCCTGCTGTTCATGATCGTCGGCATCGCGGTCGCGACAGTCGTCGACACCGCGGCCCGGCGTACCGCCCAGGCGGCGAAGGCGCGCGCCGAGGCGGACGCGCTCACGGTCCTCTCCCACAGCCTGCTCAACGCCAGCGACGACCTGTCGGGGCTGCTCGCCTCGGCCTGCGAGCTGTTCAACGCCCGCGGGGCGGCGGTCCTGCGCCGCGGCGAGCAGGACGCGGAGGAGGTGGTCGCCAGCCACGGGGCGGCCCCGGCCTCCTCGGAGGCGGCCGACATGGCGGCCGCGGTCGACGAGCGCACCACGCTGGCGCTCGACGGCGCCCGGCTCCCGGCCACCGACCGGGGCCTGCTGACGGCGTACGCCGCCTACGCGAAGGTCATGGAGGAGCGCCGCCGGGCGATCGGCGCCGAGCTCGAGCGGGCCCGGCTCGCCGACACCGACCGCACCCGGACGGCGCTGCTGGCAGCGGTCTCCCACGACCTGCGCTCGCCACTGGCCGCGGTCAAGGCGGCGGTCGCGAGTCTGCGGTCGCCGGACGTGCGGTGGTCGGAGCAGGACGAGGCCGACCTGCTGGAGACCATCGAGGAGTCCACGGACCGGCTGACCGCGCTGGTCGCGAACCTGCTCGACATGAGCCGGATCAACACCGGCACCGTGCAGGTCTCGCTCTCGCCGGTGTCGCTGGCCGGCGTGGTCCACGACGCGATCGCCTCCCTGGAGGGGAACGAGCGGATCGAGGTCGCGCTCGGCTGCGCCGAGGACCCCACCGGCGATCCCACCGTCCTGGCCGATCCCGGCCTCCTGGACCGGGTCGTGGCCAACATCTGCGAGAACGCGCTGAAGTACACCCCCGCGCCGTCCCGGATCCGGGTCGACGCGGCCGTCCGCGGCGACGTCGTCGCTCTGCGCATCGCCGACAGCGGCCCCGGCGTACCGGACCGGGACCACAGCCGGATCTTCGCCCCCTTCCAGCGTCTCGGCGACGTGCCCCGCCAGGACGGCGTCGGGCTCGGCCTCGCGGTGGCGCGCGGCTTCACCGAGGCGATGGGTGGCACGATCAGCACCGAGGAGACTCCCGGCGGAGGGCTCACCTTCGTCGTCGAGCTCCGCATCCCAGGCAAGGAATCCGCATGA
- the kdpC gene encoding potassium-transporting ATPase subunit KdpC, translated as MLPDLARQSLAGLRALLVLTAILGVGYPVAVWGVGQALGDRAAGQPVRHDGQVVGSRLLGQQFEGEEWFHSRPSANDYDTLASAPSNLGPSSPDLLDLVAERRATVADAESADPADVPADALTGSGSGLDPHISPAYAELQAARVAAATGLDEQTVRDLVADHTAGRVLGFLGKPGVNVLELNLAVQEKMRS; from the coding sequence ATGCTTCCTGACCTCGCCCGCCAGTCCCTCGCCGGCCTGCGCGCCCTCCTCGTCCTGACCGCCATCCTCGGCGTCGGCTACCCCGTCGCCGTGTGGGGCGTCGGCCAGGCACTCGGCGACCGCGCCGCTGGCCAGCCTGTCCGTCACGACGGCCAGGTGGTCGGCTCCCGGCTCCTGGGCCAGCAGTTCGAGGGGGAGGAGTGGTTCCACTCCCGCCCCTCGGCCAACGACTACGACACGCTCGCCTCGGCCCCGAGCAACCTCGGCCCGAGCAGCCCGGACCTGCTCGACCTGGTGGCCGAGCGGCGTGCCACGGTGGCGGACGCCGAGTCCGCGGACCCCGCCGACGTGCCAGCCGACGCGCTGACCGGCTCCGGCTCCGGCCTCGACCCGCACATCTCCCCGGCGTACGCCGAGCTCCAGGCCGCCCGGGTCGCCGCGGCCACCGGCCTGGACGAGCAGACGGTCCGCGACCTCGTCGCGGACCACACCGCCGGGCGGGTCCTGGGCTTCCTGGGAAAGCCGGGCGTGAACGTGCTGGAGCTCAACCTGGCGGTGCAGGAGAAGATGCGGTCGTGA